ATGATCAGACCTATTTCACCGACATGTACTCGCCCGTCATTGACCGTGGCTCAATCCGACCGGGCACCATTGTCTATGATGTGAACGGGCATGTTGTGCTGGTTTGGCGCGTGGAGGATGATGGGCGGGTGCTGACATTGTCGGCGCACCCCGATAATTCTGTGTCCCGCTCTTTTTATGGACGGAACTTCCTTCGAACTCATCCCCGGCTGGGAACTGGGTTTAAAGAATGGCGCCCCGTTCGTCTCGTGGGAGCAACACGGCTTGCCGATGGTACTTTGGTTGGTGGACACATAGAGGCCACACCGAACCAGGCCCTTCCTAACTACTCCCTTATGCAATACGTGGGAACCGACACGACAGACGCGTCAAAGCGAGCGCTGGATCAGTGGCGGCAGGCATCGTTTGCCAGAAATGGAGAGACGCTCGACTATTATCATTATGTCCGAGCAGTCATGGCGCGCGGCAATCTGGTGATGGAGCCAGTCCGAGAAATTCGTTCGTCCATGCGCTCCCTCTGCAATGACGTTCGTGCAAGGAAACAGGCGGTTGACGCGGCCATTATGAACGGCATCGATAAGGTGAACGCACCGGGCCGCCTGCCTCAGAACATCTACGGCACATTCGGCTATTGGGAGTTCTACTCAACACCGTCCCGTGATGCCCGCTTGAAAACCGCCCTTAAGGAGCAGCGGGACCACGTGGAAGCGCTGATTGAGATGCACCGTCAGGGCGCCTCGACGGTGACCTATGAGGGCAGCGACCTGATCGGTGACCTGATCAACGCCTATGACGAAGAAAGCGCTAATTGCGTAACCGCCTATGCTCGGTCCAATGGAGCACCAGTGCGCCTCTCGCTCGATGATGTAATCGGGCGTGTCTACGATCTTTCCTTTGATCCTTACCAGTGCATCGAGCGTCGGTGGGGGGCGACAGATCCGTCTGAGCTGGCCTCTTGTGCTGACGGTGCGGCAAAAGACCGTTGGTACCGAGCGCAGCGTTTCTTACGAAATCAGATTGATCGGACCTATGACGTGGATATGGGCTACACGCCGGCGCAGCTTGAAGCAGGTCCCCATGATCTGTTTTCCGGCCGTGGCGTCGCTGAAGGACCCGATGTGGATGTAAGAGGCTTTCTTACTTCTCTCAAAGATCGACGCCAAGCCTCAATCGGAGATCCTGCCGTTCGTTAAACGTCTTGCCTTGGACGTTGCCAACAGGCAGCTAAGTCCCTAATACTGACGCATAATTTCGAAGCGGCGGCGTTCTTGGTGGAGCGGTGGTGCTCGTGTTCCCGCTGTTACCAGAGACGTCAATTCACATGCGCCTATCCCAGTTCCTGCTCCCTACATTGAAAGAAGACCCCGCCGAAGCACAGATCGTGTCTCATCGGCTCATGTTGCGCGCGGGGCTGATCCGACAGACTGCTGCTGGAATCTACGCCTGGTTGCCGCTGGGCATTCGGGTGCTGAAAAACATTGAAAAGATCGTGCGCGAAGAGATGGATCGGGCAGGGGCTGTCGAGCTCCTGATGCCAACGCTCCAATCGGCGGAACTCTGGCAGCGCTCCGGTCGGTATGACGGGTATGGCAAAGAAATGCTGCGGATCACCGACCGTCACGACCGGGAAATGCTCTACGGACCCACCAATGAAGAGATGGTGACAGAGCTCTTTGCAAACGGGGTGCGGAGCTACAAAGACCTGCCCATGAACCTCTATCATATTCAGTGGAAATTCCGTGATGAGATCCGGCCCCGTTTTGGGGTCATGCGCGGGCGCGAGTTTTTGATGAAAGATGCCTACTCCTTCGACCTGGATGAGGAAAAAGGACGCGAAGCCTACTACCGCATGTTTGTGGCCTATCTGCGCACATTTGGCCGCATGGGCCTGAAAGCAGTGCCGATGGCTGCGGACACAGGGCCCATCGGTGGAGACCTCAGTCATGAATTCATCATCCTGGCGGAGACCGGCGAGTCTGAAGTTTTCTGCCATAAAGATCTGATTGAGATGGAAATCCCCGGCGAGGATGTTGACTACACCGCCGATTTGTCTTCCATCGTTGATGAGCGTCGCTCTCTTTATGCCGCGACGGATGAGATTCATGACCAGGAAAAATTTGAAGCCGAAGTGCCCGAAGCAGACCGTCTGTCAGCTCGCGGCATCGAGGTGGGACACATCTTCTTCTTTGGGACGAAATACTCAGAGCCCCTGAACGCTGTCGTTACAGGGCCTGATGGCAAAGGCGTGCCTGTGCAGATGGGGTCCTATGGAATTGGTGTCTCTCGTCTGATGGGCGGCATTATTGAGGCAAGCCATGATGAGAACGGCATAATTTGGCCAGAATCTGTAGCTCCTTATAAGGCCGGACTTATCAACCTCAAATCAGGGGATGCCGAAACCGACCGAGTGTGCGAGGAGCTTTACGCGAAATTGACTGCTGCCGGTGTAGACGTCCTCTATGACGACACCGATGCACGCGGCGGCACGAAGTTCTCGAACATGGATTTGATCGGTCTGCCTTGGCAGATTGTTGTTGGCCCTCGTGGGCTGAAATCCGGTGTGGTTGAAATGAAGAACAGAGCGACCGGTGACCGCGAAGAAATGACACCGGAAGCTGCACTGAAGGTGTTGACTGGAGCGTAAGACCGCACTGGATTTGGCCGTAATGGCGTTGGAGTGACAGGACGTATGACAGATACGGTGATCGGCTCAACTGATATCGAGGCCACACAAAAATCTGCGACCGGACCGTTCTCGCGGTTTGAATGGATGGTCTCGCTGCGATATTTACGCGCCCGCCGCCGTGAAGGTTTCATCTCAGTGATCGCTGGCTTCTCCTTCGCAGGGATCATGCTGGGGGTAGCAACCCTCATCATTGTTATGGCGGTCATGAACGGTTTTCGGACTGAACTGCTCGACAAGATCCTGGGCCTTAATGGCCACATGATGGTGCGGGCACTGGGCACGAATGTGAGCGAATTCGATGCGGTCGCCGACGCCATGCGAAAAGTCGATGGTGTTGTTCGCGTCGCCCCCCTGGTTGAGGGGCAGGTGATGGCATCAAGCAGCAGCAATGCCGCCGGGGCTTTTGTGCGCGGTATGCGTGCCTCCGATATTGCGGGTCTTGGGTCTGTGTCCCAGAACCTGATTGCAGGCACATTGGCTGATTTTGATACGAGCGGCGGTGTAGCGCTTGGCAGTCGCTTGGCATCTGCGCTCAGAGTGAATATTGGCGATCAGGTGACCTTGCTCTCACCCAGAGGGGCAGTGACACCGTTTGGGACCGCACCGCGTGTTCGCGCTTACACAGTCCAGGCGGTCTTTGAGATCGGCATGTCGGAATATGACAGCTCGGTCATGTTCATGGGGCTTGAAGAGGCGCAGCAATACTTCCGCACTGGCAATGGTGTCACAGCTCTTGAAGTCATGGTGGAGGAACCGGATCAGGTGAACGACTTTGTCGTTCCTGTGGCGCAAGCAGCCGGACCTTTGCTGCGTGTGTGGACCTGGCAGCAAACCAACCAGAGTTTCTTTAGCGCACTCCAGGTTGAGCGGAATGTCATGTTTCTCATCCTGACACTGATCCTGCTTGTGGCTGCCCTAAACATCATTTCAGGCCTGATCATGTTGGTGAAGGACAAGGGACGCGATATCGCTGTGCTGCGCACCATGGGGGCATCCCGTGGGGCGGTCATGCGGATCTTCCTGATTGCGGGTGCGAGCATCGGTGTTTTGGGAACGCTTGCGGGGTTTGCGCTCGGCACGGCCTTCTGCGCCAATATTGAAACCCTGCGCCAGGGCCTGTCGGCACTGGTTGGAACAGAGCTGTTCTCTCCAGAGGTATATTTCCTCTCACGCATGCCCGCTGAGATGGACCCATCTGAGGTCGCCTCGGTTGTCATCATGGCGTTGGTCCTGTCATTCGGGGCCACGCTTTATCCTGCCTGGCGCGCAGCGTCTCTCGATCCTGTGGAGGCGCTTCGATATGAGTAATGATCCAGCGCTCATCCTGGATGAAGTGACGCGAACCTATCACCAGGGCGAGAGCGAGCTACATATCTTCGACGAGCTCTCGCTTACCCTTATGCCTGGTGAGATCGTGGCTCTTGTCGGTCCCTCTGGTGCCGGCAAGTCCTCGCTGCTCCATATTGCGGGGTTTCTGGAAGAGCCCAATAGCGGCCGTGTCGTCATCAATGGCGTAGATGGCAGCGCACTAGATGACGCGGGCAGGACAGCAATCCGGCGGGAAGAAATTGGCTTTGTTTACCAGGCGCACAATCTGCTCGCCGAATTTACAGCGCTGGAGAATGTGGTCCTGCCGCAAATGATTGCCGGGACGGCGAAGAAAAATGCTGAGGATGAAGCGGCAAGGCTGCTTTCAAGCTTTGGCCTGGGGGACCGTCTGAACCACCGACCGGCTGAGCTCTCCGGCGGCGAACAACAGCGGGTTGCAATTGCCAGGTCACTTGCAAATGAGCCGAAGCTCTTGCTTGCTGATGAGCCAACAGGAAACTTGGACCCCAAAACATCAAAAGCCGTCTTCAGTGAGCTGGTGGATGTTACCAGAGGGGAAGGGGCCGCTGCCCTGATAGCCACCCATAATCTGGACCTAGCTGCGAAGATGGACCGGGTCGTCCTCCTGCATGACGGGAAGCTGCTGGAAGGCGCGTCTCTGGCGGAACAATACGGCTCACTCTGAACAAGGCCTCGGTTATTTGCGGTTGATCAGGTTGCGGCGACCGGTGCATCTCCTGCAGCGGAAAGTTTCTTGGCGACCCCGTCCAGCATGCCTTTCACGATCATCTTGTGAAAAGGCAAAATAGCCGCCAGATAGAGATGCCCGAACAGGTTATGGCGCTGGCAACAGGTGGCGAGATAAAGCCTGGATGGCACCTCTTGGGCACGGAAGATAGATACCCGAAAATCCTGATGTGTATCGTCCTCGCCCAGGATGACCTCGTTCTCACTGATGCTATAGATCTTGAAAAAACCAATTCTGTCCCCGACCTGCGGCTCTGGCTTTTGGTTGGCGTCATCTTGGTCATCGAAATCGTCTGCCGTCTTAAGACCCATAGGGCTCACGATCAGATCGCGGAGCCGCATGAGCGGCTGTGCGCCGGGGACCTCCACGGCGGTGGCGAGTGCGGCAATCTCTGGCATGGTTGCCTGGGTTTTCGCCCACTCATTGCTGAAGGCGACGCTGAAGCAATCCATGAAATCTTGTGATCGCGCATAGGCGTGGAGTTGGCTCTGAGCAGGCAGGGTATCTGATCGGGACATGCAGGCCTTTCAGGGTGATGGAGATACGATGCCATACGGACCCGTATGGTTAGCTGAAGATAGGACATCCCGACAGATCGGTCGAGGGACAGAGCGTCGCGGTCCGCATGCCGTCCTGATGCGACAGAAATGTGAGGTTTAGAGCTATTTGTTTGGGGTTGACAGAAAAGAACAAAACATGAACACTTGGGGTTCAACAGGAGGATCAAGATCGTGACCAAGCTGATCAAAAAGGTTGAAGCAGAAGGTGGCGTCTCACGCTGGTTTCAGGATATCGCGGCATTGGCGAGTGTCGCCGCTATGGGGTGGACCGTCCTCCTCTGGAGCGAGATAGCTAAGGCCGCTGTCGCGGGATAATTCGTCTTTTCCACAACTTTCCTTAATTGGGACGGGTGACACGGCGGGGGCCGCGTCCGACAATGGGCATCTGAAGGAATATGCTGGCGCATCATTTGATGGGTCGCCCCTTCAACAGTCGTGAATGAGAGCCCCCATGTCTAAAAACATATCTGGCAAAAAATCCCGCGCCTTGCATGCGAGCCTGCAAGGGAGTCCAGAAGGCAACCAAGAAGCAGATCTGCAGTTCATCCATCTTCGGCTCCATTCAGCCTATTCGCTTCTTGAGGGCGCGATCCGCCTCAAAGATCTACCAGGTCTTGTTCGCGATGGCGGCATGCCCGCTGTGGGCATCACCGATACGGGCAATCTGTTTGGCGCACTGGAGGCGTCGGAGACCCTCTCAAAGGCGGGTATTCAGCCCATAACAGGGTGCACCTTGGCGCTGGACTTAGGGCTTGATGACGACGGGCCTGGCCTTGGTCGCAATGAGCGGAAAGACCCGGACGGGTCCATTGCTCTCCTCGTACAGAACGAACAGGGGTACGCCAATCTGATGCGGCTTACCTCCAAAGCCTATTTGGAGACCGAGGGCACTGATGATCCCCATATCTCCTTTGATGAGTTGGCGACGCTGAGCGAGGGGCTTATTTGCCTGACGGGCGGTCCCGCTGGACCCGTCAACCGGCTTTTGGTGGAGGGACAGCAGGATAAGGCAAAAGAGGTCCTGGCACGCTTTCAGACCATGTTCCCTGATCGTCTTTATGTGGAGTTACAGCGTCACGGGATGGCGGAAGAGGGGCAGGCAGAAGGACCGCTGATCGACTTTGCCTATGAAATGGATTTGCCTCTGGTCGCCACCAATGAGTGCTTCTTTACGAAGAAGGACGAGTTTGAGGCTCATGATGCACTGATCTGTATCTCTGCAGGTGCCTATGTCATTGAGACTGAGCGACGGCGCCTGACCCCAGAGCATTATTTCAAGAGCCAGGCAGAGATGGTGGAGTTGTTTAACGACCTTCCAGAAGCCATTGAAAATACGATAGAAATAGCCCGCAGGTGTGCCTATCGGCCTCACACGCGGGACCCGATCCTGCCAAGTTTTGGGTCCGGTGATGGCGAGGTGAGTGAAGCTGATGAGTTGCGGCGCCAAGCCCATGACGGGCTAACCCAACGGCTGGCTGAGACGGAAACAGTCGCCGATGAGAAGGAATATCGGGACCGCCTGGATTTTGAACTTGATGTCATCATCAATATGGATTTTCCGGGCTACTTCCTGATCGTGGCGGACTTCATCAAATGGGCCAAAGATCACGATATTCCTGTGGGGCCGGGTCGTGGGTCCGGTGCCGGGTCGGTGGTCGCCTGGGTCCTGACCATCACAGATCTGGACCCCCTGAGGTTTAACCTCCTGTTTGAGCGGTTTTTGAACCCTGAACGTGTGTCGATGCCGGACTTTGACATCGATTTTTGTCAGGACCGGCGCGATGAGGTGATCCGCTATGTGCAGGATCGCTACGGCCACGATCAGGTGGCCCAGATCATCACCTTCGGAAAGCTTCAGGCACGCGCTGTGCTGCGGGACGTGGGACGCGTGCTGCAAATGCCTTTTGGTCAGGTCGACCGTCTTTGCAAGATGATCCCGAACAACCCGGCGAACCCGGTAACGCTTGCGGAAGCCATTGAAGGCGAGCCCCGGCTTCGTGAAGAGCGGGACAGCGAGGAAGCTGTCGCCAAGCTCCTGGAGATGGGGCTCCGTCTTGAGGGGCTCTATAGGCACGCCTCGACCCATGCCGCCGGTGTGGTGATTGGGGACCGCCCGCTGGATCAGTTGGTACCTCTCTACCGCGACCCGCGCTCCGACATGCCTGTCACTCAGTTCAATATGAAATGGGTGGAGCCAGCAGGGCTCGTAAAGTTTGACTTTCTGGGCCTTAAAACCCTGACAGTGCTGCAAAAGGCCGTCGAGCTCATTGAACGTCGCGGCATCAAGCTGGACCTGTCCAACCTGCCCCTGGATGACGAGAAATCCTACCAGATGCTTCAGCGCGGAGAGACCGTCGGGGTCTTCCAGCTGGAAAGTGGCGGCATGCGGGACCTGATCCGTCAGGCGGTTCCCACCACGATTGAAGACATTATCGCTCTTGTGGCGCTCTACCGCCCGGGACCAATGGAGAACATCCCTAAATACCTGGCCTGTAAGCATGGTCGGGAGGAACCTGAAGTCCTCCATGAGACCATCGAGCCGGTGGTCGCCGACACTTATGGCGTGATCATCTACCAGGAACAGGTGATGCAGGTGGCCCAGGTCTTTGCGGGGTACTCGCTGGGTGACGCTGACCTGCTGCGCCGCGCCATGGGTAAAAAGATCAAATCCGAGATGGATGCCCAGCGCGCCCGCTTCGTGGAAGGAGCGGCGGCAAAGGGCGTGCCTGAGAAGCAAGCAAACTACGTTTTCGACATTGTCGATAAGTTCGCAGGCTACGGCTTCAACAAATCCCACTCCGCCTGCTACGCCCTGGTCGCCTATCAGACTGCCTATCTGAAGGCGAACTACCCGGTTGAGTTCCTGGCAGCCTCCATGAGCCTGGACTTGAACAACACGGAAAAACTCCATGTTTTCAAGCAGGAAGCAGATCAACTTAAGATAAAAGTTTGTCCACCAAGCGTTCAGGATTCCAAAGCCGTCTTTGATGTGAAGGATGGACAGATCCTCTACGCGTTGGGCGCCATCAAAAATGTTGGTCGTCAGGCGATGGAGCAATTGGCAGAAGAGCGGGAGGAAAACGGGCCCTTCAAAGACCTGTTTGATTTTGCCCGCAGGCTCAATCCCAAAGGCATCAACAAGCGCCAACTGGAAAACCTCGTGCGCGCAGGTGCCCTTGATTGCTTGAACCCCAACAGGGCTCAATTGCTGGCCTCCGTGGATCTGATCATGAGCCTTGCCAACCAGGCGGCAAGTGAGCGTGAAAGCAATCAGGTGAGCCTATTCGGCGATGCCATGGAAAACGATATGGACAATCCGGTGCTGCCCCAGGTTGAACCCTGGCTGCCCATGGACCGTCTAAATGAGGAGTTCAACGCGGTCGGTTTCTACATTTCGGGCCATCCGTTGGACGATTATGCCAAGGCCATGAAGCAGACCGGTGTCGTGACCTATGCGGAGCTGCTGCAGAAGACATCAAGCGCCGAGCGGGTTGCGGGCACCGTGGCCGCCCGGCAAGACCGACGTTCAAAACAGGGCAATCCTTTCGCTTTTGTGACCCTGTCCGACCCGACGGGCCGGTTT
The DNA window shown above is from Parvibaculaceae bacterium PLY_AMNH_Bact1 and carries:
- a CDS encoding hypothetical protein (Derived by automated computational analysis using gene prediction method: GeneMarkS-2+.), coding for MTKLIKKVEAEGGVSRWFQDIAALASVAAMGWTVLLWSEIAKAAVAG
- a CDS encoding ABC transporter ATP-binding protein (Derived by automated computational analysis using gene prediction method: Protein Homology.), which gives rise to MSNDPALILDEVTRTYHQGESELHIFDELSLTLMPGEIVALVGPSGAGKSSLLHIAGFLEEPNSGRVVINGVDGSALDDAGRTAIRREEIGFVYQAHNLLAEFTALENVVLPQMIAGTAKKNAEDEAARLLSSFGLGDRLNHRPAELSGGEQQRVAIARSLANEPKLLLADEPTGNLDPKTSKAVFSELVDVTRGEGAAALIATHNLDLAAKMDRVVLLHDGKLLEGASLAEQYGSL
- a CDS encoding proline--tRNA ligase (Derived by automated computational analysis using gene prediction method: Protein Homology. GO_function: GO:0004827 - proline-tRNA ligase activity [Evidence IEA]; GO_process: GO:0006433 - prolyl-tRNA aminoacylation [Evidence IEA]), which gives rise to MRLSQFLLPTLKEDPAEAQIVSHRLMLRAGLIRQTAAGIYAWLPLGIRVLKNIEKIVREEMDRAGAVELLMPTLQSAELWQRSGRYDGYGKEMLRITDRHDREMLYGPTNEEMVTELFANGVRSYKDLPMNLYHIQWKFRDEIRPRFGVMRGREFLMKDAYSFDLDEEKGREAYYRMFVAYLRTFGRMGLKAVPMAADTGPIGGDLSHEFIILAETGESEVFCHKDLIEMEIPGEDVDYTADLSSIVDERRSLYAATDEIHDQEKFEAEVPEADRLSARGIEVGHIFFFGTKYSEPLNAVVTGPDGKGVPVQMGSYGIGVSRLMGGIIEASHDENGIIWPESVAPYKAGLINLKSGDAETDRVCEELYAKLTAAGVDVLYDDTDARGGTKFSNMDLIGLPWQIVVGPRGLKSGVVEMKNRATGDREEMTPEAALKVLTGA
- a CDS encoding DUF2867 domain-containing protein (Derived by automated computational analysis using gene prediction method: Protein Homology.); this translates as MSRSDTLPAQSQLHAYARSQDFMDCFSVAFSNEWAKTQATMPEIAALATAVEVPGAQPLMRLRDLIVSPMGLKTADDFDDQDDANQKPEPQVGDRIGFFKIYSISENEVILGEDDTHQDFRVSIFRAQEVPSRLYLATCCQRHNLFGHLYLAAILPFHKMIVKGMLDGVAKKLSAAGDAPVAAT
- a CDS encoding hypothetical protein (Derived by automated computational analysis using gene prediction method: GeneMarkS-2+.) codes for the protein MISKVGEFFGPSVRKVVVGVGIAVSMVCVSLSTASAAPAQSWRITQETWTETDERGYSEFVAAIGAADCWNVDDCLESPANPYRHRHGYMSFRADCADFPYLFRAYYAWMNGLPFAYQNGVLPQSGWTRDIRYTRGGNRVVSRKSVPATANGINANSILVDLRSAISTGSYRHHAAANDQTYFTDMYSPVIDRGSIRPGTIVYDVNGHVVLVWRVEDDGRVLTLSAHPDNSVSRSFYGRNFLRTHPRLGTGFKEWRPVRLVGATRLADGTLVGGHIEATPNQALPNYSLMQYVGTDTTDASKRALDQWRQASFARNGETLDYYHYVRAVMARGNLVMEPVREIRSSMRSLCNDVRARKQAVDAAIMNGIDKVNAPGRLPQNIYGTFGYWEFYSTPSRDARLKTALKEQRDHVEALIEMHRQGASTVTYEGSDLIGDLINAYDEESANCVTAYARSNGAPVRLSLDDVIGRVYDLSFDPYQCIERRWGATDPSELASCADGAAKDRWYRAQRFLRNQIDRTYDVDMGYTPAQLEAGPHDLFSGRGVAEGPDVDVRGFLTSLKDRRQASIGDPAVR
- a CDS encoding lipoprotein-releasing ABC transporter permease subunit (Derived by automated computational analysis using gene prediction method: Protein Homology. GO_component: GO:0005886 - plasma membrane [Evidence IEA]; GO_process: GO:0042953 - lipoprotein transport [Evidence IEA]), translating into MTDTVIGSTDIEATQKSATGPFSRFEWMVSLRYLRARRREGFISVIAGFSFAGIMLGVATLIIVMAVMNGFRTELLDKILGLNGHMMVRALGTNVSEFDAVADAMRKVDGVVRVAPLVEGQVMASSSSNAAGAFVRGMRASDIAGLGSVSQNLIAGTLADFDTSGGVALGSRLASALRVNIGDQVTLLSPRGAVTPFGTAPRVRAYTVQAVFEIGMSEYDSSVMFMGLEEAQQYFRTGNGVTALEVMVEEPDQVNDFVVPVAQAAGPLLRVWTWQQTNQSFFSALQVERNVMFLILTLILLVAALNIISGLIMLVKDKGRDIAVLRTMGASRGAVMRIFLIAGASIGVLGTLAGFALGTAFCANIETLRQGLSALVGTELFSPEVYFLSRMPAEMDPSEVASVVIMALVLSFGATLYPAWRAASLDPVEALRYE
- the dnaE gene encoding DNA polymerase III subunit alpha (Derived by automated computational analysis using gene prediction method: Protein Homology. GO_function: GO:0003676 - nucleic acid binding [Evidence IEA]; GO_function: GO:0008408 - 3'-5' exonuclease activity [Evidence IEA]; GO_process: GO:0006260 - DNA replication [Evidence IEA]) gives rise to the protein MSKNISGKKSRALHASLQGSPEGNQEADLQFIHLRLHSAYSLLEGAIRLKDLPGLVRDGGMPAVGITDTGNLFGALEASETLSKAGIQPITGCTLALDLGLDDDGPGLGRNERKDPDGSIALLVQNEQGYANLMRLTSKAYLETEGTDDPHISFDELATLSEGLICLTGGPAGPVNRLLVEGQQDKAKEVLARFQTMFPDRLYVELQRHGMAEEGQAEGPLIDFAYEMDLPLVATNECFFTKKDEFEAHDALICISAGAYVIETERRRLTPEHYFKSQAEMVELFNDLPEAIENTIEIARRCAYRPHTRDPILPSFGSGDGEVSEADELRRQAHDGLTQRLAETETVADEKEYRDRLDFELDVIINMDFPGYFLIVADFIKWAKDHDIPVGPGRGSGAGSVVAWVLTITDLDPLRFNLLFERFLNPERVSMPDFDIDFCQDRRDEVIRYVQDRYGHDQVAQIITFGKLQARAVLRDVGRVLQMPFGQVDRLCKMIPNNPANPVTLAEAIEGEPRLREERDSEEAVAKLLEMGLRLEGLYRHASTHAAGVVIGDRPLDQLVPLYRDPRSDMPVTQFNMKWVEPAGLVKFDFLGLKTLTVLQKAVELIERRGIKLDLSNLPLDDEKSYQMLQRGETVGVFQLESGGMRDLIRQAVPTTIEDIIALVALYRPGPMENIPKYLACKHGREEPEVLHETIEPVVADTYGVIIYQEQVMQVAQVFAGYSLGDADLLRRAMGKKIKSEMDAQRARFVEGAAAKGVPEKQANYVFDIVDKFAGYGFNKSHSACYALVAYQTAYLKANYPVEFLAASMSLDLNNTEKLHVFKQEADQLKIKVCPPSVQDSKAVFDVKDGQILYALGAIKNVGRQAMEQLAEEREENGPFKDLFDFARRLNPKGINKRQLENLVRAGALDCLNPNRAQLLASVDLIMSLANQAASERESNQVSLFGDAMENDMDNPVLPQVEPWLPMDRLNEEFNAVGFYISGHPLDDYAKAMKQTGVVTYAELLQKTSSAERVAGTVAARQDRRSKQGNPFAFVTLSDPTGRFEVVVFSEALNSFRDLLEPGRSVVIGVEIDRDGDEVRLRAQSVRPVDEVAATAADGLKIFLDTPEPLSSVKSRLPDQGRGVVSLVLLAGQGREVEVELKERFHITPPVRAAIQAVPGVVDVQDI